One Megasphaera elsdenii DSM 20460 genomic window carries:
- a CDS encoding homocysteine S-methyltransferase family protein, whose translation MTNEEFQHLLSRGVVMLDGATGTNLQQAGMPIGVCPEKWILENRQVMIDLQRHFVEAGSQILYAPTFTGNRIKLAEYGLDDQLAAINQGLVAISKEAAQGKALVAGDMTMTGQQLYPMGDLTFEELVDVYRQQAKVLYDAGVDLFIVETMMSLQETRACVLAIKEVCDLPIMATLTFEKDGRTLYGTPPEAAVVVLQHLGVAAVGLNCSTGPADMVETVQKMYEYATVPLIAKPNAGLPEWDGDKTVYKTTPEEFAQDGKLLIEAGAHIVGGCCGTTPDHIRALHDAVCQMTPKAPHASHHRVLASERQVVEIQLDGSFQVIGERINPTGKKKLQAELRAGKLDLVRAMAREQERNGAAILDVNMGTNGIDEKEMMLKAIYEVTGVSGLPLSIDTSSPEIMEAALRIYPGRALVNSISCETEKRKQLLPVVKKYGAMFIALPVSDAGIPKTLEEKHAVLDELLTDAYDHGFTPEDVVVDALVATVGAAPTSALDCMATFSHCKRDLGLATVCGLSNISFGLPDRMYVNATFLGMAIASGLTMAIANPSQDLLMNTAAAANMLMNKEGSDLAYIHRMQYFDKKEAEKKRQEEAELLARQGMPADVAAAGESQQTEQGPVNPVYQAVLEGEKDAVVSLAQAELAKGMAPDAVINDLLIPAITKVGDLYDKQVYFLPQLIASANTMETAIAYLEPLIKKEPGQQDMATIVIATVEGDVHDIGKNLVGLMLRNYGYKVVDLGKDVPAGTIIETALREKASVVGLSALMTTTMMHMKDVIAEAADKHYDGKIIIGGAAVTPSFSDEIGADGYSKDAADCVKLVGRLLA comes from the coding sequence TTGACTAACGAAGAATTCCAGCACTTGCTCAGCCGCGGCGTCGTCATGCTCGACGGTGCGACCGGGACGAATCTGCAACAGGCGGGCATGCCTATCGGCGTCTGCCCGGAAAAATGGATCTTGGAGAACCGCCAGGTCATGATCGACTTGCAGCGCCACTTCGTCGAAGCGGGCAGCCAAATCTTGTATGCACCGACCTTTACGGGGAACCGCATCAAACTGGCCGAATACGGTCTGGACGACCAGCTGGCCGCCATCAACCAGGGCTTGGTCGCCATTTCCAAGGAAGCCGCCCAGGGGAAGGCCCTGGTCGCCGGCGATATGACCATGACGGGCCAGCAGCTCTATCCCATGGGCGACTTGACCTTTGAGGAACTGGTCGATGTTTATCGCCAACAGGCAAAGGTCTTGTATGATGCCGGCGTCGACCTGTTCATTGTCGAAACCATGATGAGCCTCCAGGAAACGCGAGCCTGCGTCCTGGCCATCAAAGAAGTCTGCGACCTGCCCATCATGGCGACGCTGACTTTTGAAAAAGACGGCCGTACCCTCTATGGGACGCCGCCGGAAGCGGCTGTCGTCGTCCTGCAGCATCTCGGCGTCGCCGCTGTCGGCCTGAACTGCTCGACCGGGCCGGCCGATATGGTGGAAACGGTCCAGAAGATGTATGAATATGCAACGGTTCCCCTCATTGCCAAGCCCAATGCGGGCCTGCCGGAATGGGATGGCGACAAGACGGTCTACAAGACGACGCCGGAAGAATTTGCTCAGGACGGTAAACTGCTCATCGAAGCCGGTGCCCATATCGTCGGCGGCTGCTGCGGGACGACGCCGGACCATATCCGGGCCCTCCACGATGCGGTCTGCCAGATGACGCCGAAAGCGCCTCATGCCAGCCATCACCGCGTCCTGGCTTCGGAACGGCAGGTCGTGGAAATCCAGCTCGACGGCTCTTTCCAGGTCATTGGTGAACGCATCAACCCGACGGGCAAGAAGAAGCTCCAGGCTGAACTGCGGGCGGGAAAGCTAGACCTGGTACGCGCCATGGCCCGCGAACAGGAACGCAACGGCGCGGCCATCCTCGATGTCAACATGGGGACCAACGGCATTGATGAAAAGGAAATGATGCTCAAAGCCATTTACGAAGTGACGGGCGTATCGGGCCTGCCCCTCAGCATCGATACGAGTTCGCCGGAAATCATGGAAGCGGCCCTGCGCATCTATCCCGGCCGGGCCTTGGTCAATTCCATTTCCTGTGAAACGGAAAAGCGCAAACAGCTCCTGCCGGTCGTCAAGAAGTACGGCGCCATGTTCATTGCCCTGCCCGTATCCGACGCCGGTATCCCTAAGACGCTGGAAGAAAAGCACGCCGTCCTCGACGAACTCCTGACCGATGCCTATGACCATGGCTTTACGCCGGAAGACGTCGTCGTCGATGCCCTGGTGGCTACGGTCGGGGCGGCACCGACGTCGGCCCTGGACTGCATGGCGACTTTCTCGCACTGCAAACGCGACCTGGGCCTGGCGACGGTCTGCGGGTTGTCCAATATCTCCTTCGGCCTGCCCGACCGGATGTATGTCAATGCCACCTTCTTGGGCATGGCCATCGCCAGCGGCCTGACCATGGCTATTGCCAATCCGTCCCAGGACCTGCTCATGAATACGGCAGCGGCTGCCAACATGCTCATGAATAAGGAAGGCAGCGACCTGGCCTATATCCACCGCATGCAGTATTTCGACAAGAAAGAAGCCGAAAAGAAACGCCAGGAAGAGGCAGAACTCCTGGCCCGTCAGGGGATGCCGGCCGACGTGGCGGCGGCGGGGGAGTCCCAGCAGACTGAACAAGGGCCGGTCAATCCCGTCTATCAGGCCGTCCTGGAAGGGGAAAAGGATGCCGTCGTATCCCTGGCCCAGGCCGAACTGGCCAAGGGCATGGCACCGGATGCGGTCATCAACGACCTGCTCATCCCGGCCATTACGAAAGTCGGCGATTTGTACGATAAACAGGTCTACTTCCTGCCCCAGCTCATTGCCAGCGCCAACACCATGGAAACGGCCATTGCCTATTTGGAACCGCTCATCAAGAAGGAACCGGGCCAGCAGGACATGGCGACCATCGTCATCGCGACCGTCGAAGGCGACGTCCACGATATCGGCAAGAACCTGGTCGGTCTCATGCTGCGCAACTACGGCTATAAAGTCGTCGATCTGGGCAAGGACGTGCCGGCCGGTACGATCATCGAGACGGCGCTGCGTGAAAAAGCGTCTGTCGTCGGGCTGTCGGCTTTGATGACGACGACCATGATGCACATGAAGGACGTCATCGCCGAAGCGGCGGATAAGCATTACGACGGCAAGATCATCATCGGCGGCGCGGCCGTCACGCCGAGTTTCTCTGATGAAATCGGGGCCGATGGCTATTCCAAGGATGCGGCAGATTGTGTCAAACTCGTCGGCCGCCTGTTAGCATAA
- a CDS encoding Gfo/Idh/MocA family protein produces the protein MPAYRWATLGCGVIGHELAQAMQALGGNLYSVGNRTHEKALAFAEKYGISKVYDRPEDIFADPDVDIVYISTPHNTHIRYLLPALSAGKHVLCEKSITLNSRELDQARRCAREHGVVLAEAMTLYHMPVYKQLAELIRSGALGPLRFIQMNFGSYKDYDMTNRFFNRSLAGGALLDIGVYALSFVRYFMSCQPDQIASQVRLAPTGVDEQAGILLQNREGEMATISLSLHAKQPKRGMAAFDKGYIEIYDYPRADTATITYTADGRQQVLQAGNQAKALQYEIVDMENAVAHGGQGMYLDYTKEVMDLMTAIRQQWGLTYPEEEGGVR, from the coding sequence ATGCCAGCATATCGTTGGGCGACGTTAGGCTGCGGCGTCATCGGCCATGAACTGGCCCAGGCGATGCAGGCCCTGGGCGGGAATTTATACAGTGTCGGCAACCGGACCCATGAGAAGGCCCTGGCTTTTGCTGAAAAATACGGCATCTCCAAGGTCTACGACAGGCCAGAGGATATCTTTGCCGATCCCGACGTCGATATCGTCTATATTTCGACGCCGCATAATACGCATATCCGCTATCTCCTGCCGGCCCTGTCTGCCGGGAAGCACGTGCTCTGCGAAAAATCCATCACCTTGAACAGCCGGGAACTGGATCAGGCCCGGCGCTGTGCTCGGGAACACGGTGTCGTCCTGGCCGAAGCCATGACTTTGTATCACATGCCGGTTTATAAGCAGCTCGCCGAGCTTATCCGCTCCGGGGCCCTGGGGCCGCTGCGGTTCATCCAGATGAATTTCGGCAGTTATAAAGACTATGACATGACGAACCGCTTCTTCAACCGCTCTCTGGCTGGCGGGGCCCTCCTCGATATAGGCGTCTATGCCTTGTCTTTCGTCCGCTATTTCATGAGTTGTCAGCCCGACCAGATTGCGTCACAGGTCCGGCTGGCGCCGACCGGCGTCGATGAACAGGCGGGCATCCTCTTGCAGAACCGGGAAGGGGAAATGGCGACGATTTCCTTATCGCTCCACGCTAAGCAGCCGAAACGGGGCATGGCCGCTTTTGACAAGGGGTATATCGAAATCTACGACTATCCCCGGGCCGATACGGCGACGATCACCTATACGGCCGATGGCCGCCAGCAGGTCCTGCAGGCCGGCAACCAGGCCAAGGCCCTGCAATACGAAATCGTGGATATGGAAAATGCCGTGGCTCATGGTGGCCAGGGCATGTATCTGGATTATACGAAAGAGGTCATGGACCTCATGACGGCCATCCGCCAGCAGTGGGGCCTGACGTATCCGGAAGAAGAGGGGGGAGTACGATGA
- a CDS encoding ammonium transporter encodes MSYSAIDTLWILMAAVLVFFMQPGFAMLEAGLTRAKNAGNIVMKNFMDFALATLVFWLAGFGLMFGHDLSGLIGVPDFFAQQVDFTAGTPYPDLAFLLFQTVLCAVTTAIVSGAMAERTKFSSYCLVTIIISLIIYPVAGHWVWGGGWLGALGFHDFAGASVVSLTGGICALTGAKALGPRIGKYNQDGSVNAIPGHSLPLACLGMFILWFGWFGFNGGQTLSLSGEQTLLKAAAIFFITNIAAAAGTTAAMVTTWIRYGKPDVSMTLDGCLAALVAITAGCDVVSVPGAFFIGAIAGVVVVFLIEFIDQKLRIDDPIGAIAAHGGCGALGTILTGLFSVKDGLLYTGDTHLLLVQIAGVAAIGLFVFVAMTLVFRILQATIGLRVSAAEEINGLDFKENGLVPAYGLDRGDSLEYLSEALKAGEAPQGAKEIPLDQVIPDSVMASPQPVGGHAMYNVTIITDEKRFETLKDAMEAIGITGMTITRALGFGIEKGRTEFYRGAKVSAKLLPKVRVEMVVSKVSPRTIIETAKKVLYTGNYGDGKVFVSAIDNAVKIRTGEEGYDALQDYPVAAKK; translated from the coding sequence ATGAGTTACTCGGCAATCGATACACTTTGGATTCTCATGGCCGCAGTCCTGGTCTTCTTCATGCAGCCTGGCTTTGCCATGCTCGAAGCGGGTCTGACGCGGGCCAAGAATGCCGGCAACATCGTCATGAAGAATTTCATGGATTTTGCCCTGGCTACGCTGGTTTTCTGGCTGGCCGGTTTTGGCCTCATGTTCGGCCACGATTTGTCCGGCCTCATCGGGGTACCGGATTTCTTTGCCCAGCAAGTGGATTTCACGGCCGGGACACCTTATCCGGACCTGGCCTTTCTGCTCTTCCAGACCGTCCTCTGTGCCGTGACGACAGCCATCGTATCCGGTGCCATGGCGGAACGGACGAAGTTTTCGTCGTATTGTCTGGTCACGATTATCATCAGCCTGATCATTTATCCCGTTGCCGGCCACTGGGTCTGGGGCGGCGGCTGGCTGGGCGCCTTGGGTTTCCATGATTTTGCCGGTGCTTCTGTCGTCAGCCTGACTGGCGGCATCTGTGCCCTGACCGGTGCCAAGGCCCTGGGTCCGCGCATCGGCAAGTATAACCAGGATGGGTCGGTCAATGCCATTCCCGGCCACAGCCTGCCCCTGGCCTGTCTGGGCATGTTCATCTTATGGTTCGGCTGGTTCGGTTTCAATGGCGGCCAGACCCTGTCCTTATCGGGGGAACAGACCCTGCTCAAGGCGGCAGCTATCTTCTTTATCACCAATATCGCAGCCGCTGCCGGGACGACGGCAGCCATGGTGACGACGTGGATCCGCTATGGCAAGCCTGACGTATCCATGACCCTTGACGGCTGTCTGGCTGCACTGGTCGCCATTACGGCCGGCTGTGATGTCGTCAGTGTGCCTGGCGCTTTCTTCATCGGCGCTATCGCCGGTGTCGTCGTCGTCTTCCTCATCGAATTCATTGACCAGAAGCTCCGCATCGACGATCCCATCGGGGCCATTGCGGCCCATGGCGGCTGCGGGGCCTTGGGAACGATTCTGACGGGCTTGTTCAGTGTCAAAGACGGCCTGCTCTATACGGGTGACACCCATTTGCTGCTGGTCCAGATTGCCGGCGTCGCAGCTATCGGCCTGTTCGTCTTCGTCGCCATGACGTTGGTCTTTCGCATCCTCCAGGCGACCATCGGCCTGCGCGTATCGGCAGCCGAAGAAATCAACGGCCTGGACTTCAAGGAAAACGGGCTGGTACCGGCTTACGGCCTGGACCGCGGCGACAGTCTGGAATACTTGTCCGAAGCCTTGAAGGCCGGGGAAGCGCCGCAAGGGGCGAAAGAAATCCCCCTGGACCAGGTCATCCCCGATTCGGTCATGGCCAGTCCCCAGCCGGTCGGCGGCCATGCCATGTATAACGTGACCATCATTACCGATGAGAAGCGGTTCGAAACCTTGAAGGATGCCATGGAAGCCATCGGCATCACGGGCATGACCATTACCCGGGCGCTGGGCTTCGGCATCGAAAAAGGGCGGACCGAATTCTACCGCGGTGCCAAGGTGTCGGCCAAGCTTCTGCCGAAAGTCCGCGTAGAAATGGTCGTTTCCAAAGTATCGCCGCGGACCATCATCGAGACGGCCAAGAAAGTGCTCTATACGGGCAACTACGGTGATGGCAAGGTCTTCGTGTCGGCCATCGATAATGCCGTCAAGATCCGCACCGGCGAAGAAGGATACGACGCCCTGCAGGACTACCCGGTAGCCGCGAAGAAGTAA
- a CDS encoding metallophosphoesterase family protein — translation MFASLFAKNQAQPQRNYSRLVIISDFHYPCKNLVPPKERLMRMAAKERVLQEMNDWRDLDLAVFTGDMVQRNGDAAEYRLVRLVVNGLKKRKAFIAGNHELLYTGHHGELRPGSCTERIIHFARYTKTFGPLYYAKEQAGYLLVFLSPDTVTGGAAVELSHQQLAWLDQTLAAHRQQPTIIFCHAPLEQTAVSSRPGISLPSPRNSVQPAADIRTILARHHQVRLWVSGHTHTMPSDATFMDDANYYEGRVLNVYNSDWDEDTIYTNSLYLYEDHILVRTYDHSQGTWIPAFDRTVVLPEWCCLTA, via the coding sequence ATGTTTGCGTCGTTGTTTGCCAAAAACCAAGCCCAGCCTCAGCGGAATTATTCCCGCCTGGTCATCATCAGTGATTTCCATTATCCCTGTAAGAACCTGGTCCCGCCGAAGGAACGCCTGATGCGGATGGCCGCCAAAGAAAGGGTGCTCCAGGAAATGAATGACTGGCGGGACCTGGACCTGGCTGTCTTTACAGGGGACATGGTCCAGCGCAACGGCGATGCTGCCGAATACCGCCTGGTGCGCCTCGTCGTCAATGGATTGAAGAAACGCAAGGCTTTCATTGCTGGAAATCACGAACTGCTCTATACGGGCCATCATGGCGAACTGCGCCCTGGGAGCTGCACGGAACGGATCATTCACTTTGCCCGTTATACGAAGACCTTCGGACCGCTCTATTATGCCAAAGAACAGGCAGGCTACCTCTTGGTCTTTTTATCGCCTGATACGGTAACTGGCGGCGCAGCCGTCGAATTATCCCATCAGCAGCTGGCCTGGCTGGACCAGACCCTGGCCGCCCATCGCCAGCAGCCGACGATCATCTTCTGCCATGCCCCGCTGGAACAGACGGCCGTATCGAGCCGTCCTGGCATCAGCCTGCCGTCGCCGCGCAATTCTGTCCAGCCGGCAGCTGATATCCGTACTATCCTGGCCCGCCATCACCAGGTCCGCCTGTGGGTATCCGGCCATACCCATACGATGCCAAGCGATGCCACCTTCATGGATGACGCCAATTACTATGAAGGCCGCGTCCTCAACGTCTATAACAGCGATTGGGATGAAGACACGATTTACACTAACTCCCTCTACCTTTACGAAGACCACATACTCGTCCGGACCTATGACCATAGCCAGGGGACCTGGATCCCGGCCTTCGACCGCACCGTGGTCCTGCCGGAATGGTGCTGCCTCACGGCTTAA